A single Polyodon spathula isolate WHYD16114869_AA chromosome 6, ASM1765450v1, whole genome shotgun sequence DNA region contains:
- the LOC121317241 gene encoding WD repeat-containing protein 92 isoform X1 yields the protein MSTPLEKPQIISHIQKSLNYTVFDSKWIPCSAKFVCMGNFPRGTGVIQIYEVQHGEVQLIKEIEKAKPFKCGTFGATSLQQRHLATGDFGGNLNIWNLEAPESPVYSVKAHTEIVNTIDGVGGLGIGDGAPEIVTGSRDGTVKVWDPRQKDTPVANMEPIEGETKRDCWTVAFGNASNDQDRCVCAGYDNGDIKLFDLRNMSVRWETNIKNGVCCVEFDRKDINMNKLVATSLEGKFHVFDMRTQHPTKGFASVSEKAHKSTVWQARHLPQNRDIFMTAGGAGGLHLWKYEYPAQRSKKDAHDIEMGVAGSVSLLQNVTLSTQPIASLDWSPDKQGLCVCSAFDQTVRVLIVTKLNRV from the exons ATGTCGACCCCACTGGAGAAGCCACAGATTATATCTCACATTCAGAAAAGTTTGAACTATACGGTTTTTGACAGCAAATGGATCCCCTGCAGCGCGAAGTTTGTATGCATGGGAAACTTTCCAAGAGGCACAGGAGTGATACAGATCTACGAGGTTCAACACGGGGAGGTTCAGCTTATCAAAGAG ATTGAAAAAGCCAAGCCTTTTAAATGTGGCACCTTTGGAGCCACTTCACTACAACAGAGGCATCTGGCAACTGGGGATTTTGGAGGAAACCTTAATATTTG gaACCTTGAAGCTCCAGAGAGCCCAGTTTATTCGGTGAAAGCACATACAGAAATTGTAAACACTATTGATGGTGTAGGAGGCCTGGGTATTGGGGATGGAGCTCCTGAAATTGTAACTGGGAGCAGAGATG GGACAGTAAAGGTGTGGGACCCAAGGCAGAAAGACACTCCTGTTGCTAATATGGAACCAATAGAAGGAGAAACAAAGAGAGACTGCTGGACTGTAGCATTTG GTAACGCCTCCAATGACCAGGATCGATGTGTCTGTGCTGGGTATGACAATGGCGATATTAAACTTTTTGATCTGAGGAACATGTCAGTAAGATgggaaacaaacataaaaaatggg GTATGTTGTGTTGAGTTTGACAGGAAAGACATCAACATGAACAAACTTGTTGCCACATCACTAGAAGGAAAATTTCACGTTTTCGACATGAGGACCCAACACCCAACCAAAGGCTTTGCTTCAGTCTCTGAAAAG GCCCATAAATCTACTGTCTGGCAGGCAAGGCACTTGCCACAGAACAGAGACATCTTTATGACGGCAGGGGGAGCAGGAGGTCTTCATCTTTGGAAATA tgagTACCCAGCTCAAAGAAGTAAGAAGGATGCACATGACATTGAAATGGGAGTCGCAGGGTCCGTCAGTCTTCTGCAGAATGTCACTTTGTCAACGCAGCCTATTGCAAGTCTAGACTGGAGTCCTGATAAACAGGGTCTCTGTGTCTGCTCAGCCTTTGACCAAACTGTAAGGGTCCTTATTGTTACCAAACTCAACAGAGTTTAG
- the LOC121317241 gene encoding WD repeat-containing protein 92 isoform X2 codes for MIEKAKPFKCGTFGATSLQQRHLATGDFGGNLNIWNLEAPESPVYSVKAHTEIVNTIDGVGGLGIGDGAPEIVTGSRDGTVKVWDPRQKDTPVANMEPIEGETKRDCWTVAFGNASNDQDRCVCAGYDNGDIKLFDLRNMSVRWETNIKNGVCCVEFDRKDINMNKLVATSLEGKFHVFDMRTQHPTKGFASVSEKAHKSTVWQARHLPQNRDIFMTAGGAGGLHLWKYEYPAQRSKKDAHDIEMGVAGSVSLLQNVTLSTQPIASLDWSPDKQGLCVCSAFDQTVRVLIVTKLNRV; via the exons ATG ATTGAAAAAGCCAAGCCTTTTAAATGTGGCACCTTTGGAGCCACTTCACTACAACAGAGGCATCTGGCAACTGGGGATTTTGGAGGAAACCTTAATATTTG gaACCTTGAAGCTCCAGAGAGCCCAGTTTATTCGGTGAAAGCACATACAGAAATTGTAAACACTATTGATGGTGTAGGAGGCCTGGGTATTGGGGATGGAGCTCCTGAAATTGTAACTGGGAGCAGAGATG GGACAGTAAAGGTGTGGGACCCAAGGCAGAAAGACACTCCTGTTGCTAATATGGAACCAATAGAAGGAGAAACAAAGAGAGACTGCTGGACTGTAGCATTTG GTAACGCCTCCAATGACCAGGATCGATGTGTCTGTGCTGGGTATGACAATGGCGATATTAAACTTTTTGATCTGAGGAACATGTCAGTAAGATgggaaacaaacataaaaaatggg GTATGTTGTGTTGAGTTTGACAGGAAAGACATCAACATGAACAAACTTGTTGCCACATCACTAGAAGGAAAATTTCACGTTTTCGACATGAGGACCCAACACCCAACCAAAGGCTTTGCTTCAGTCTCTGAAAAG GCCCATAAATCTACTGTCTGGCAGGCAAGGCACTTGCCACAGAACAGAGACATCTTTATGACGGCAGGGGGAGCAGGAGGTCTTCATCTTTGGAAATA tgagTACCCAGCTCAAAGAAGTAAGAAGGATGCACATGACATTGAAATGGGAGTCGCAGGGTCCGTCAGTCTTCTGCAGAATGTCACTTTGTCAACGCAGCCTATTGCAAGTCTAGACTGGAGTCCTGATAAACAGGGTCTCTGTGTCTGCTCAGCCTTTGACCAAACTGTAAGGGTCCTTATTGTTACCAAACTCAACAGAGTTTAG